From one Anabas testudineus chromosome 21, fAnaTes1.2, whole genome shotgun sequence genomic stretch:
- the stk17b gene encoding serine/threonine-protein kinase 17B, with the protein MARRRLDSRSGLSAGLLGEIQTPISTEPMESVYEITGELGRGKFAVVKRCVEKATGKVFAAKFLRKRRRGRDCRAEVIHEMAVLEMARNNARVVNLHTAHETDHDIVLVLEYAAGGEIFDHCVSEELLPESQITRLIRQTLEGVHYLHQSNLVHLDLKPQNILLTSLSPPGDIKIVDFGLARRLGAVGELREILGTPEYVAPEILNYEPITTATDLWSVGVIAYMLVTGESPFAGDDKQETYLNVSQVNVDYSRDTFSRVSELAVDFIRKLLVKAPEDRPSAAECMSHPWLWQQPQFSLSPEPVPSRAARERSCGAKWTAPPEDPEDKENFLESPHSQAKKFRFDEEAPAAGDGDF; encoded by the exons ATGGCTCGGAGACGGCTGGACAGTCGCAGCGGACTGTCCGCGGGGCTGCTCGGAGAAATTCAGACCCCAATCAGCACGGAGCCGATGGAGAGTGTGTATGAAATCACCGGAGAACTGGGGAG gGGCAAGTTTGCAGTGGTCAAGCGATGTGTGGAGAAGGCCACAGGGAAAGTTTTTGCCGCTAAGTTCTTACGGAAGAGAAGGCGGGGTCGTGACTGCCGTGCTGAAGTCATTCACGAGATGGCCGTCCTGGAGATGGCCCGGAACAACGCCCGAGTGGTTAACCTGCACACTGCTCACGAGACAGATCACGACATCGTCTTAGTGCTGGAATA TGCTGCAGGTGGAGAGATATTCGATCACTGTGTGTCTGAAGAGCTGCTACCAGAGTCCCAGATCACCCGTTTGATCAGACAAACGCTGGAGGGGGTCCACTACCTTCATCAGAGCAACCTGGTTCATTTAGACCTtaag CCTCAGAATATTCTCCTGACTAGCCTGTCTCCTCCAGGAGACATAAAGATCGTAGACTTTGGCCTGGCACGCAGACTGGGTGCGGTTGGAGAACTCAGAGAAATTCTTGGCACACCTGAATATGTGG CTCCAGAGATCCTGAATTATGAGCCAATCACAACAGCCACAGATCTATG GAGTGTGGGTGTCATAGCCTACATGCTGGTGACAGGGGAGTCTCCATTTGCCGGGGACGACAAGCAGGAGACGTATCTGAATGTGTCACAGGTCAACGTGGACTACAGCAGGGACACGTTCTCCAGGGTCTCAGAGCTGGCCGTGGACTTCATCCGGAAGCTGCTGGTCAAAGCACCAGA GGACCGGCCCAGCGCTGCGGAGTGTATGAGCCACCCTTGGCTGTGGCAGCAGCCGCAGTTCTCCCTGAGCCCCGAACCCGTCCCATCCCGTGCTGCCCGCGAGAGAAGCTGTGGCGCCAAGTGGACGGCCCCACCCGAAGACCCTGAAGACAAGGAGAACTTCCTCGAGTCCCCGCACTCACAAGCGAAAAAGTTTCGCTTTGACGAGGAAGCACCCGCTGCTGGAGACGGTGACTTTTGA
- the c21h2orf69 gene encoding UPF0565 protein C2orf69 homolog produces MLAARAVGVGFTLITVAKAMTSVAATTSSEPRGLHVAASRDVRSASPRQRLQKLVAVPGTVPSRVNDLLLLRPDTERPRSDTAEAKEPGCTRHVVFFHGDIQNFQEEMALQPEGAQWLSWSLEQVAFTLGRRFPDRYVWVIRASRMYLHKFSCYHNFVESNMFGAPEHSPNFGAFRHLRALLSHGMERANLQIPLQPQGGDDSIPSGFSLMLVGFSKGCVVLNQMVYELGGARADPQMSPFIKCISAMYWLDGGHPGGSETWVTDKQVLKELATSGVAIHAHVTPYEVCDPMRAWVGREHGHFIKTLEEYGACPSKKLHFADEPPSIENHFRVIQEF; encoded by the exons ATGCTAGCCGCCCGAGCAGTTGGGGTGGGCTTCACTTTAATAACTGTGGCCAAAGCAATGACCTCCGTAGCGGCGACGACATCCTCGGAGCCTCGGGGGCTGCACGTAGCAGCCAGCCGGGATGTGCGCTCCGCGAGCCCGCGGCAGAGGCTGCAGAAGCTGGTCGCGGTGCCGGGGACCGTGCCGAGCCGCGTCAacgacctgctgctgctgcggccTGACACAGAGCGGCCGAGGAGCGACACTGCAGAAGCAAAGGAGCCGGGCTGCACCAGGCATGTCGTGTTCTTCCACGGGGATATTCAG AATTTTCAGGAGGAGATGGCTCTGCAGCCTGAGGGAGCCCAGTGGCTCTCCTGGAGTCTGGAGCAGGTGGCCTTCACCCTGGGCCGACGTTTCCCCGACCGATATGTCTGGGTGATCAGAGCCTCCCGCATGTATCTCCACAAGTTCAGCTGCTACCACAACTTTGTGGAGAGCAACATGTTCGGGGCGCCAGAACACTCACCCAACTTTGGAGCTTTTCGCCATCTCAG GGCTCTGCTGAGCCACGGCATGGAGCGAGCAAACCTACAAATTCCCCTCCAGCCACAGGGAGGCGATGACAGCATCCCTTCAGGGTTTTCACTGATGCTGGTGGGCTTCAGCAAAGGCTGCGTGGTGCTGAACCAGATGGTGTACGAGCTGGGCGGGGCCCGTGCCGACCCGCAGATGTCTCCTTTCATTAAATGCATCTCGGCCATGTACTGGCTCGATGGCGGACACCCAGGGGGCAGCGAGACCTGGGTGACAGACAAGCAGGTGCTGAAGGAGCTGGCGACCAGCGGGGTGGCGATTCACGCCCACGTGACCCCTTACGAGGTGTGTGACCCCATGCGGGCCTGGGTGGGTCGTGAGCACGGACACTTCATTAAAACTCTTGAGGAGTATGGGGCTTGTCCGAGTAAAAAGCTTCACTTCGCGGACGAGCCCCCATCCATTGAGAACCACTTCAGGGTCATCCAGGAGTTTTGA
- the ftcdnl1 gene encoding formiminotransferase N-terminal subdomain-containing protein isoform X1, producing MRNMAAGSLGKRLVACLLNVSEARRKELVEAVARAALHNAEGVRREGTTVLNIFNDRDYNRSVITIVTSIDSIKDAVLSACEKAFELIDMRAHTGVHPCMGAVDLIPIYPLGEEVGVEDCAKEARAVAQGLTKRIQGTSAFLFGWADYPLQRGLAQRRKEMGWFKKTTDLQAIRPDVGPQPQKRFGLTGVGASPYVMNCNVTIDTQDIAIGRSIASAIRGSTPGGLPGVQVLALPHEGAVEITCNVESVKGSPPPGHATAGEPWPSFSVAGHQYCHAPASLIAARVAELAGRQGVGTQGAALVGFTPLECRGLAELALAQGSAEFWKEQRRIRM from the exons ATGAG aaaCATGGCTGCAGGTTCCTTGGGAAAACGGCTGGTTGCTTGTCTCCTGAACGTTTCAGAGGCTCGCAGGAAAGAGCTGGTGGAGGCTGTGGCCAGAGCAGCCCTGCACAACGCTGAGG GAGTTAGACGGGAGGGAACCACAGTGCTGAACATCTTCAATGACCGTGACTACAACCGCTCCGTCATCACCATAGTGACGAGCATTGACTCTATCA AGGATGCGGTTCTGTCAGCATGTGAGAAAGCCTTTGAGCTGATCGACATGCGCGCTCACACAGGGGTCCATCCGTGTATGGGCGCCGTCGACCTCATACCCATCTACCCTCtgggggaggaggtgggagtGGAGGACTGTGCTAAAGAGGCTCGAG CTGTGGCTCAGGGACTCACAAAGAGAATCCAGGGCACCAGTGCCTTCCTGTTTGGCTGGGCAGACTATCCCCTCCAGCGGGGGCTggcacagaggaggaaggagatggGCTGGTTCAAGAAGACGACAGACTTGCAGGCAATCAGGCCTGACGTGGGGCCACAACCGCAGAAACGATTTGGTCTCACAG GAGTCGGGGCCAGTCCGTATGTCATGAACTGCAACGTGACCATCGACACTCAGGACATCGCCATAGGCCGCAGCATCGCCTCCGCAATCAGAGGGTCAACCCCTGGCGGCCTGCCCGGGGTGCAGGTGCTGGCTTTGCCACACGAGGGCGCTGTGGAAATCACCTGTAACGTGGAAAGCGTGAAGGGGAGTCCGCCGCCTGGTCACGCGACTGCAGGCGAACCGTGGCCATCATTCAGCGTCGCAGGACACCAGTACTGTCACGCTCCAGCTTCCCTCATCGCGGCGAGGGTGGCGGAGCTGGCAGGGAGGCAGGGGGTGGGCACACAGGGCGCAGCACTGGTGGGGTTCACCCCCCTGGAGTGCAGGGGCTTAGCAGAGTTAGCATTAGCTCAAGGAAGTGCAGAGTTTTGGAAAGAGCAGCGCAGGATTCGTATGTGA
- the ftcdnl1 gene encoding formiminotransferase N-terminal subdomain-containing protein isoform X2, producing MAAGSLGKRLVACLLNVSEARRKELVEAVARAALHNAEGVRREGTTVLNIFNDRDYNRSVITIVTSIDSIKDAVLSACEKAFELIDMRAHTGVHPCMGAVDLIPIYPLGEEVGVEDCAKEARAVAQGLTKRIQGTSAFLFGWADYPLQRGLAQRRKEMGWFKKTTDLQAIRPDVGPQPQKRFGLTGVGASPYVMNCNVTIDTQDIAIGRSIASAIRGSTPGGLPGVQVLALPHEGAVEITCNVESVKGSPPPGHATAGEPWPSFSVAGHQYCHAPASLIAARVAELAGRQGVGTQGAALVGFTPLECRGLAELALAQGSAEFWKEQRRIRM from the exons ATGGCTGCAGGTTCCTTGGGAAAACGGCTGGTTGCTTGTCTCCTGAACGTTTCAGAGGCTCGCAGGAAAGAGCTGGTGGAGGCTGTGGCCAGAGCAGCCCTGCACAACGCTGAGG GAGTTAGACGGGAGGGAACCACAGTGCTGAACATCTTCAATGACCGTGACTACAACCGCTCCGTCATCACCATAGTGACGAGCATTGACTCTATCA AGGATGCGGTTCTGTCAGCATGTGAGAAAGCCTTTGAGCTGATCGACATGCGCGCTCACACAGGGGTCCATCCGTGTATGGGCGCCGTCGACCTCATACCCATCTACCCTCtgggggaggaggtgggagtGGAGGACTGTGCTAAAGAGGCTCGAG CTGTGGCTCAGGGACTCACAAAGAGAATCCAGGGCACCAGTGCCTTCCTGTTTGGCTGGGCAGACTATCCCCTCCAGCGGGGGCTggcacagaggaggaaggagatggGCTGGTTCAAGAAGACGACAGACTTGCAGGCAATCAGGCCTGACGTGGGGCCACAACCGCAGAAACGATTTGGTCTCACAG GAGTCGGGGCCAGTCCGTATGTCATGAACTGCAACGTGACCATCGACACTCAGGACATCGCCATAGGCCGCAGCATCGCCTCCGCAATCAGAGGGTCAACCCCTGGCGGCCTGCCCGGGGTGCAGGTGCTGGCTTTGCCACACGAGGGCGCTGTGGAAATCACCTGTAACGTGGAAAGCGTGAAGGGGAGTCCGCCGCCTGGTCACGCGACTGCAGGCGAACCGTGGCCATCATTCAGCGTCGCAGGACACCAGTACTGTCACGCTCCAGCTTCCCTCATCGCGGCGAGGGTGGCGGAGCTGGCAGGGAGGCAGGGGGTGGGCACACAGGGCGCAGCACTGGTGGGGTTCACCCCCCTGGAGTGCAGGGGCTTAGCAGAGTTAGCATTAGCTCAAGGAAGTGCAGAGTTTTGGAAAGAGCAGCGCAGGATTCGTATGTGA